GCAGCGCACGGTCGGCCTCCAGCAGCGCGACGTCGCGGCCCGCCTCCGCGAGGAACGCCGCGGTGGAAACCCCGGCGATGCCCGCGCCGACGACGGCCACGTCGGCCTCGATCGCCTCGGTCAGCCGGGGGTAGGAGGGCTGCTCCGTCGAGTCGACCCAGTACGACATCGCGTGGTCGGGGAGCGGTGACCCGGAGATGTCGAACGCCATGGTCACGCTTCGGACTCCGGGCCATTAGAACTATTGAGTATCCAATAGATGTCCCGACGACGGGGCGGATCACTCCGCGAGTTCGTCGGCCAGTTCGTCTATCGACTCGATCGTCAGGTCCGGCTCCGTCTCGTAGGGGCCCCAGAGCGTGTCCTGGCGGTTGATCCAGACGCCCTGCATGCCGACGTGGACCGCGCCGGGCACGTCCCACCAGCCCGCAGCCACGTAGCAGACGTCCTCCGGCTCCGTCCCGATCCTGTCGGCCGCGTGGCGGTACAGCTCCGCGTCCGGCTTGAACTGCGCCACCTCGTCGGCGCTGACGGTGTCGGCGATCAGGTCGCCGAGATCCCCCTGGTCGACTATCGTCTCGAGCATGTCCTCGCTGCCGTTCGAGACGACGTAGCAGTCGTAGCCCCGCTCGTTCAGCCGCTCCAGGCCGCCGTGGACGTCGCCGAACACCGGGAGCTCCGCGAACGTCGAGAGGATCTCCTCGCGCTCGGCCTCGCTCACGTCCACGCCGAGCGTCTCGACGGCGTACCGGAGGGCGTGGCGGTTCATCTCGAAGAAGGAGTCGTACTCCTCGATGGCGTTACCGACCATCGCGTAG
This genomic interval from Halomicrobium urmianum contains the following:
- a CDS encoding haloacid dehalogenase type II, coding for MALDSDAVEAVAFDSYGTLVDVMAIQEVLGEYVDSPEPVAKLWRNRSLGYAMVGNAIEEYDSFFEMNRHALRYAVETLGVDVSEAEREEILSTFAELPVFGDVHGGLERLNERGYDCYVVSNGSEDMLETIVDQGDLGDLIADTVSADEVAQFKPDAELYRHAADRIGTEPEDVCYVAAGWWDVPGAVHVGMQGVWINRQDTLWGPYETEPDLTIESIDELADELAE